The uncultured Methanolobus sp. sequence GTTACTATGGTGCAAATTTAGCAGACGTTAACGGAGATGGTCTTGTAGACATCATTAGAGGATACTACGACTATCATGACAACGGGTCCGAAATATATGATGCATGGATAAATACAGGCGACGGGTGGGAACAAGACAATACGTGGAACCCACCGGTTTATTTTGCAAATTATAGTTTCAATCCTGGAACGCGTTTTGCAGATTTGAATGGAGATGGCTTAACCGATCTTTTCAAAGAATCTGATGTGTGGATAAATACTAACAATGACACTACGCAAGGCTACAGAACACCTGGTCTGCTTAAGGAAATCAAGCATTCTGCGGGAGGAATCACGAACATCAGATATGCACCCTCTACAACATTTGATAACACAGGTGATGATGACATTCCAGACCTGCTTTCAAAAATGTGGGTTACAAGCCAGGCAATTAGAGACAATGGAATTTCAGGTAGCAAAAATGTGGTTTCCATAACAAACTACACTTACAAAAACGGAATGCAGTACTTCGATCTACCTGAAAATATCGAATTCAGAGGATTCGGCGAGGTTACTGTTGAAAACAACTATTCTGTTACTAAACATTTTTTCCATCAGGACGCGGCACTCAAAGGAATCAAGAATCACACTGAAGTGTGGGACAAAGATGGAAATATTTACAGCTTGTCGGAGATGAATTATACCGGTCAGCAAATATATCCGGGTATCAACCTTATTCTATTGAACTCGGAGTCCACTACACAGTTTGACGGGCTGTCACAAAATCCTGGGAGCTCAACAGGATGGTCTTCTTTTATCGAGTATGAGGAATATGATGACTACGGGAATCCTCTTTCCATAGCCGCTTATGGTGATACGGATATTATTGGCGATGAGAGATATCTCAATTACGAATATGCCAATGAAGAGGACTCATGGATCCTCGGTAAAAAAACTCATGAATGGCTGGAAGACTCAAACCATGTAAACAAGAGCGAATTATGGCACTATTATGACGACTCAAGTGATAATAGCAACATAAACAAAGGTCAGCTCTCAAAATCGGTCTCATGGAATGACATGGGTGATAACCCTACCGTTCTGTATGATTATGATAACTATGGAAATATTATACAGATAACCAATCCGAAAGGCTTTTCAGAAAACATTGGATATGATGAAAATGAAATATATCCCGTTTCAATCGAAAACGGCTTGGGGCAAAAAGAATACTATGAATATAACGATGCTGGCAGGGTAACAAAAATAGAAGACAGCAACGGGGTTTCAACTGAATATGTCTATGATGATATGCACAGGATAACAAAAGTTGTGAGACCTTACGATAATGTTAGTTCTCCGTCAATCGAATATATTTATTATCAAGACGGAGTAGCACCTGAAAGTATTCTGACAAAAACAAAGGAAAGGGAAAGTGAAAACTTTAGTCTAGTTGAGTCATTCGACGGTTTTGGTCAACCAATCTATAAAGAATATGAAGGAGAAAATGGCTTGATTACCCAGAGAACCACATACAACGAACTGGGTCTTGTGGAAAGTGAAGAGGTTCCACACTACACAAACCATTCCTGCCTTTCCGTAACCTACGAATATGACCCCATCGGCCGACCAATCGTCTTCACGAACACGGACAACACTACCCTTACCTACAACTACGAGCTTGAGAACACCACTATCACTAACCAGAATGGTGTTGACAAAACACTAACCCGTGATATTTTCGGGAACATCGTAAAGGTCTATGAGTTCAATGAAGGTGAAACATACGTAACTTCCTACAGTTATGATGTGATGGACAATCTAATCGAAATAACTCCGGACACCCAGACTGCAGGTCATAGTGGTACAGAGTCCAATTATTCATCAGGTTTCATACTACCGGGTTTCAGCAATAACAAAGCTATCACTATTTCCCCTTCAGCAGACGGAACCTTGACAGATTACCAGATGAGTTTCAATATTACCTACGAACCTGAAATGCAGCCGGACTTCGATGATCTTAGATTCGCCGATGAAAAGGGAGTCCTGCTTCCGTACTGGATCGAGGACAAGACAAACTCAAGTTCTGCAAAGGTATGGGTGAAGGTACCTGAGATCGATGCAACAAGCGGAGTAACTATCAAAATGTACTATGGTAATTCCACTGTTGAATCAGAATCAGATGGAGATGCAGTATTTGAGTTCTTTGATGATTTTTCTTCCTCTCTTGACACAGATAAGTGGACCATTGTCTACAATACTCCAAATGGAGGTAACTGTGATGTTGTTACGGAAGACGGAAAATTGAAAGTAAGTGCCCAGGGTCCGGCATATGCTGTGCAGGCCGAGGCATATGTCAAGACAAAATCCTCTTTTAACTATGAAAATACACCTTTAGAGATCGAATATCTGGCAGATCAGGTTATATCAAGTGGTGAGGGTGTGTGGTGGAAATCAGGTTTTATTCTTTCAAATGACACAACTATGCCTAACAAAAGAGGTGGTGGCTCTTATACACCTGATAATGGTATATCTATACGCCAGCCACAGGACGGATATAGAAATGAAGGCACAGCTATTATTGCACAATCATATGTTGGTAGCTCTCCTATTCCAATATATTATACCTCCCATGACCCTGGTTCTCACAAGTTCAACCTTGTAGTAGATAAAGAAAATGCGACATTATGTGTCGATGATGTAATGGTTGCAGAAAATGTAGAGCATAATCTCACAGAGTATGATTCCTATGTCTATTTCCTGCGTTCATCAGACCAATACATATGGAATACACAGAAATGGGACTATGTCATAGTTAGGCAGCATGCTTTCAATGAACCTACATACTCGATTTCAGAAACTATTGATGAGGCTAGTTTCAGCGATGACAAAATCATCACCATCTCGCCGTCTTCTGATGGAACTCTGACAGATTACCAGATGAGTTTCACTATTACCTACGAACCAGAGATGCAAACGGATTTCGATGATCTTAGATTCACAGATGAATACAGCATACCGATTCCATACTGGATAGAGTCAATGACAAACTCAAGTTCTGCAAAGGTATGGGTGAAGGTACCTGAGATAAAGGTAACAAGTGGAGCAACTATCAAAATGTATTATGGTAATTCTACTGTTGAATCAGAATCTAATGGTGATGAAGTATTTGAGTTCTTTGATGATTTTTCTTCTTCTCTTGACATAGATAAATGGACCACAGCCTACAATACTCCAGATGGAGGAAGTTACGATGTTGGTACGGAAGACGGAAAATTAAAGGTAAGTGCCAGAGGTCCATCATATGCTGTGCAGGCAGATGCATACGCAAAGACCAAAGATTCTTTTAATTTTGAAAGTACACTGTTAGAGATTGAATACTCTGCAGATCAGGTCATATCAAGTGGAGAGGGTGCATGGTGGTACTCAGGCTTTATCTTTTCAAATGATACAACTATGCATCACAAATATTGTGGAGGCCATTATGTACCGGATAATGGTATAGCTATACGCCAGCCATTGGATGGATATGGAAGTACAGGTGCAGCTATTAATGTGAATTCATATGTTGATAGCTCATCAACTTCAATATATCACACCACTGATAATCCAGGTTCACACAAATTCAATCTTATAATGGATAAAGAAAATGTGACGTTATATGTGGATGATGTAATGGTGGCAGAAAATGTAGAGCATAATCTCGTGGACTATGATTCGTATATCTATTTCCTGCGTTCGTCAGACCAATACATATGGAATACACAGAAATGGGACTATGTCATAGTTAGGCAGCATGCTTTCAATGAACCTACATATGTCATCTCAGATTCTGAATTAGGTAGTTTCAGCAATGCAGGTTGTGTTTACTTCACCTACGACTCCCTCAGCCGCAAAACATCCATGAGCGACCCCGACATGGGTAACTGGACCTATGAATATGACCTCAACAGCAACCTGATCAACCAGACCGATGCCAGGGGAGTTACCACAAGCATGAGCTATGATGC is a genomic window containing:
- a CDS encoding DUF2341 domain-containing protein, which produces MLQNISFQIKKLLAIFMIVVLLTPNVYCLENADAEQDVDIGDSQLDSASIENDNINSADKGEESEKTPEEIVESKDTDNTETMLPNEVASLSSEPAEDIDPFSNVKNDLNPSLEIDNNYFDTSLFTGSFVYKYPIETVRGRANLEPGVSLTYSSSMGSRGTYGSLGVGWSLNDNCIVRDTRYTSNNTSDDRFILVLDGSSSKLVYVADDDSYHTETERFMRITKKANGNNSFGDYWLLEMPDGTKYRFGYNDDSEQRNSVESRNYISKWWLDQIEDVNGNKIIYIYVENPEEGEIGSTYLDRILYNDGLSAVHFNFTEKTHNFSVYEYSNKINEKKLISNISVLNNGVVLWKYELGYEYQQSKLFLTSIKKTGQHDSTLPPTIFEYDSLTGWGQTSLDMPISFAEGDRGKRIADVNGDGLDDVLIGFRSDSGELELMTWLNTGDGWRAKTSWAPPTYFRNFTEDAGTRLADVNGDGLVDIIQNGEYSDSAWINTGEGWEQNSSWIPPIRIGYKKDEGVRIADINGDGLPDLLQGYKAGDGTYIWGAYINNGTGWEQNDLWKSPVLLSNNGSDAGGRIIDVNGDGLADIIQNDGNATNGWLNNGSGWEQDSSWVPPIQIMSSYYGANLADVNGDGLVDIIRGYYDYHDNGSEIYDAWINTGDGWEQDNTWNPPVYFANYSFNPGTRFADLNGDGLTDLFKESDVWINTNNDTTQGYRTPGLLKEIKHSAGGITNIRYAPSTTFDNTGDDDIPDLLSKMWVTSQAIRDNGISGSKNVVSITNYTYKNGMQYFDLPENIEFRGFGEVTVENNYSVTKHFFHQDAALKGIKNHTEVWDKDGNIYSLSEMNYTGQQIYPGINLILLNSESTTQFDGLSQNPGSSTGWSSFIEYEEYDDYGNPLSIAAYGDTDIIGDERYLNYEYANEEDSWILGKKTHEWLEDSNHVNKSELWHYYDDSSDNSNINKGQLSKSVSWNDMGDNPTVLYDYDNYGNIIQITNPKGFSENIGYDENEIYPVSIENGLGQKEYYEYNDAGRVTKIEDSNGVSTEYVYDDMHRITKVVRPYDNVSSPSIEYIYYQDGVAPESILTKTKERESENFSLVESFDGFGQPIYKEYEGENGLITQRTTYNELGLVESEEVPHYTNHSCLSVTYEYDPIGRPIVFTNTDNTTLTYNYELENTTITNQNGVDKTLTRDIFGNIVKVYEFNEGETYVTSYSYDVMDNLIEITPDTQTAGHSGTESNYSSGFILPGFSNNKAITISPSADGTLTDYQMSFNITYEPEMQPDFDDLRFADEKGVLLPYWIEDKTNSSSAKVWVKVPEIDATSGVTIKMYYGNSTVESESDGDAVFEFFDDFSSSLDTDKWTIVYNTPNGGNCDVVTEDGKLKVSAQGPAYAVQAEAYVKTKSSFNYENTPLEIEYLADQVISSGEGVWWKSGFILSNDTTMPNKRGGGSYTPDNGISIRQPQDGYRNEGTAIIAQSYVGSSPIPIYYTSHDPGSHKFNLVVDKENATLCVDDVMVAENVEHNLTEYDSYVYFLRSSDQYIWNTQKWDYVIVRQHAFNEPTYSISETIDEASFSDDKIITISPSSDGTLTDYQMSFTITYEPEMQTDFDDLRFTDEYSIPIPYWIESMTNSSSAKVWVKVPEIKVTSGATIKMYYGNSTVESESNGDEVFEFFDDFSSSLDIDKWTTAYNTPDGGSYDVGTEDGKLKVSARGPSYAVQADAYAKTKDSFNFESTLLEIEYSADQVISSGEGAWWYSGFIFSNDTTMHHKYCGGHYVPDNGIAIRQPLDGYGSTGAAINVNSYVDSSSTSIYHTTDNPGSHKFNLIMDKENVTLYVDDVMVAENVEHNLVDYDSYIYFLRSSDQYIWNTQKWDYVIVRQHAFNEPTYVISDSELGSFSNAGCVYFTYDSLSRKTSMSDPDMGNWTYEYDLNSNLINQTDARGVTTSMSYDALDRITAIDYPNDDDVGFTYDLEYNGTLSEATKGRVSSAYDYDLRYRVENETVSYGLLHYIYTTSYEYDSMDRATRITYPDASSVNLTYNAQTLLESVEGVVDNLDYNARNQLTTKELSNGVVTNYTYDTEKLLLDRIYTQSLQDLDYDFDNVGNILEIEDNVLNSVKTYGYDDLDRLTSAGRSVNSTLTYQREFTYDRYGCIRQVDENSVTISSYGYSMMPFHAPVSYNGNDLEYDANGNLIEDGDFTYIYNDANQLSEVRYSSNGSFVEKYWYDASGRRVKKLNSAYSFTHYVNKFYEDDDNTATRYFFRDDERVAKETGGDMEWYLSDHLGSTTLLINESGAEVERTEYYPYGQVQSSGLEKYGFTGQENDADTGLMNYGARYYSPEYRVFVQPDTMLPDPYNPQYLNRYAYSLNNPVKYVDPSGHIVFVPVLIGAGMLVLNAWSYYELYQSVVAWNNNDPNMPTERLLAEAVLTLPITGGGLAKLGIKISKSKKFASAIKAGFKKEKWRGAFRPVEKSIDKDLYEIAGEALLFSTSYAGSEILGIGLDGMVEENTAEGTRLGDGLRYPHIDYSSAMRLLMQYGSWEAVYEAYLNGEWGEYINVFGPKWPVL